The following coding sequences are from one Triticum aestivum cultivar Chinese Spring chromosome 5A, IWGSC CS RefSeq v2.1, whole genome shotgun sequence window:
- the LOC123106912 gene encoding probable E3 ubiquitin-protein ligase RHC2A, translated as MDDDGDWIAARYLLSSILGRNPLVVDHVDEESFPVDHAPAAAARGGPAEAPVWQQPPAVFAVPSLAGTVCAVCTEEIAVADPVVRLPCAHWYHAGCIAPWLGIRSTCPMCRAELPAREEAGGAGAVGREKPPRAEAGTSAAGVRRDASSYGGYVAAGGVLSG; from the coding sequence ATGGACGACGACGGCGACTGGATCGCGGCGAGGTACCTCCTCTCCTCCATCCTCGGCCGGAACCCGCTCGTGGTCGACCACGTCGACGAGGAGTCCTTCCCGGTCGaccacgcccccgccgccgccgcccgcggcgggCCGGCGGAGGCGCCGGTGTGGCAGCAGCCGCCGGCTGTGTTCGCGGTGCCGAGCCTGGCCGGCACTGTTTGCGCGGTGTGCACGGAGGAGATCGCGGTGGCGGACCCCGTGGTGCGGCTGCCGTGCGCGCACTGGTACCACGCCGGCTGCATCGCGCCCTGGCTCGGGATCCGGAGCACCTGCCCCATGTGCCGCGCCGAGctgccggccagggaggaggccggcggggccGGCGCCGTCGGCCGCGAGAAGCCCCCGCGCGCCGAGGCCGGGACCAGCGCCGCCGGCGTGCGGCGGGACGCGTCGTCGTACGGGGGGTACGTCGCCGCCGGGGGCGTCCTGTCCGGCTGA